One genomic region from Rhizomicrobium palustre encodes:
- the pnp gene encoding polyribonucleotide nucleotidyltransferase, which yields MFNITREEIDWGGRKLVLETGKIARQADGAVLATYGETVVLATVVGAKAPKPGIDFFPLTVNYQEKYFAAGKIPGGYFKREGRPTERETLISRLIDRPIRPLFADGYKNETQVIVTVLSHDMENDPDVLAMVAASAALTISGLPFMGPIGAARVGYINGEYVLNTTVDQLPESQLELTVAGTADAVLMVESEAQELSEEIMLGAVMFGHKSFQPVIDAIIRMAEKAAKEPRDLPVNDTKDIIAKVKDFVGAELLAAFQIPEKQVRYAKKDEIKAKAAAEFTGEGKLDDNKFGAVWHDVEAQVMRNMVLDTKKRIDGRDLVTVRPIVAEVGILPRTHGSALFTRGETQGLVVATLGTGEDEQMIDSLEGTYKQNFMLHYNFPPYSVGETGRMGSPGRREIGHGKLAWRAIHPMLPKKDEFPYTIRLVSEITESNGSSSMATVCGSSLALMDAGVPISRPIAGIAMGLILEGDRYAVLSDILGDEDHLGDMDFKVAGTEMGVTSLQMDIKIAGITEEIMKVALHQAKGGRMHILGEMAKAITSARSELGEHAPRIETIHIPTDKIREVIGSGGKVIREIVEKTGAKINIEDDGTVKIASAEAESIRAALKWIKSIVAEPEIGEIYDGKVVKVMDFGAFVNFFGPKDGLVHISELAAKRVAKTSDVVKEGQAVKVKLLGFDDRGKVRLSMKVVDQETGEDLTKKQAEEAAAAASEAPKAE from the coding sequence ATGTTCAATATAACCCGCGAGGAAATCGACTGGGGCGGCCGCAAGCTGGTGCTTGAAACCGGCAAGATCGCTCGTCAGGCCGACGGCGCCGTTCTGGCCACCTATGGTGAGACCGTTGTGCTGGCCACTGTCGTCGGCGCCAAGGCTCCGAAGCCCGGCATCGACTTCTTCCCTCTGACCGTCAACTACCAGGAAAAGTATTTCGCCGCGGGCAAGATCCCGGGCGGCTATTTCAAGCGTGAAGGCCGTCCGACGGAGCGCGAGACCTTGATCTCGCGCCTGATCGACCGCCCGATCCGCCCCTTGTTCGCCGATGGCTACAAGAACGAGACCCAGGTCATCGTGACCGTTCTCTCCCATGACATGGAGAACGACCCCGATGTGCTCGCGATGGTCGCCGCTTCTGCCGCCCTCACCATTTCCGGTCTGCCGTTCATGGGTCCGATTGGTGCTGCGCGCGTTGGCTATATCAATGGCGAATACGTCCTCAACACCACTGTCGATCAGTTGCCGGAATCTCAGCTCGAACTCACCGTCGCCGGTACCGCCGATGCGGTGCTGATGGTGGAATCCGAAGCTCAGGAACTCTCCGAAGAGATCATGCTCGGCGCCGTGATGTTCGGCCATAAGTCGTTCCAGCCGGTGATCGATGCGATCATCCGTATGGCCGAGAAGGCCGCCAAGGAACCGCGCGATCTGCCCGTCAACGACACCAAGGACATCATTGCCAAGGTGAAGGATTTCGTCGGCGCTGAATTGCTGGCTGCTTTCCAGATTCCGGAAAAGCAGGTCCGCTACGCCAAGAAGGACGAGATCAAGGCCAAGGCCGCCGCTGAGTTCACCGGCGAAGGCAAGCTCGACGACAACAAGTTCGGTGCCGTTTGGCACGATGTCGAAGCCCAGGTCATGCGCAACATGGTGCTCGACACCAAGAAGCGTATCGACGGGCGCGATCTCGTCACCGTCCGCCCGATCGTGGCTGAAGTCGGCATCCTGCCGCGCACCCATGGTTCGGCGCTGTTCACCCGCGGTGAAACCCAGGGCCTCGTTGTTGCCACCCTCGGCACCGGCGAAGACGAGCAGATGATCGACAGCCTGGAAGGCACCTACAAGCAGAACTTCATGCTGCACTACAATTTCCCCCCCTATTCGGTGGGTGAAACGGGCCGCATGGGATCGCCGGGCCGCCGTGAAATCGGCCATGGCAAGCTTGCCTGGCGCGCCATCCATCCGATGCTGCCGAAGAAGGACGAGTTCCCCTACACCATTCGTCTGGTCTCCGAGATCACCGAGTCCAACGGCTCGTCCTCGATGGCGACGGTGTGCGGCTCCTCCCTGGCGCTGATGGATGCGGGCGTTCCGATTTCGCGTCCCATCGCCGGTATCGCCATGGGCCTGATCCTCGAAGGCGACCGCTATGCGGTTCTCTCCGACATCCTGGGTGATGAAGATCACCTCGGCGATATGGACTTCAAAGTGGCCGGCACCGAAATGGGCGTCACCTCTTTGCAGATGGACATCAAGATCGCCGGCATCACCGAAGAGATCATGAAGGTTGCCCTGCATCAGGCTAAGGGCGGCCGCATGCATATCCTCGGCGAAATGGCGAAGGCCATCACCTCGGCCCGTTCGGAACTTGGCGAACATGCCCCGCGCATCGAAACCATCCACATTCCAACCGATAAGATCCGTGAAGTGATCGGCTCGGGCGGCAAGGTGATCCGTGAGATCGTCGAAAAGACCGGCGCCAAGATCAACATCGAGGACGACGGCACGGTGAAGATCGCCTCTGCCGAAGCCGAGTCGATCCGCGCCGCTCTGAAGTGGATCAAGTCGATCGTGGCCGAGCCGGAAATCGGCGAGATCTACGACGGCAAGGTCGTGAAGGTGATGGATTTCGGCGCCTTCGTGAACTTCTTCGGACCCAAGGACGGCCTCGTCCACATCTCCGAATTGGCCGCCAAGCGCGTCGCCAAGACTTCGGACGTGGTCAAGGAAGGCCAGGCTGTGAAGGTGAAGCTTTTGGGCTTCGATGATCGCGGCAAGGTGCGCCTCTCCATGAAGGTCGTCGATCAGGAAACCGGCGAAGACCTCACCAAGAAGCAGGCCGAAGAAGCCGCCGCAGCGGCCAGCGAAGCGCCCAAGGCTGAATAA
- a CDS encoding endonuclease domain-containing protein: MVSQKTIHRRAAGQRLISHARRMRHDPTDAEKKFWFAVRGRKFGGHKFKRQYPIGPYIADFVCIEQKLIVELDGGQHGLAEHEEYDAERTAYLKASGFVVLRYWNDEFLRMPEVVLDEVFRTLTAPSPEMLRISTSPPKGAR, encoded by the coding sequence ATGGTCTCTCAGAAAACGATACATCGCCGCGCAGCCGGACAGAGGCTGATTTCACATGCGCGGCGCATGCGCCATGACCCCACCGATGCGGAAAAGAAATTCTGGTTCGCGGTGCGCGGGCGAAAATTCGGCGGCCACAAATTCAAGCGCCAATATCCGATTGGACCATACATCGCCGATTTCGTTTGTATCGAACAGAAGCTGATCGTCGAGCTTGATGGCGGCCAGCATGGGCTGGCTGAGCATGAAGAGTACGACGCGGAACGCACCGCGTATTTGAAGGCAAGTGGCTTTGTCGTGCTGCGCTATTGGAATGACGAATTCCTGCGGATGCCGGAGGTTGTTCTCGATGAGGTTTTTCGGACGTTGACAGCCCCCTCACCCGAAATGCTGCGCATTTCGACCTCTCCCCCAAAGGGGGCGAGGTGA
- a CDS encoding cupin domain-containing protein encodes MPKIDIASVPEIKRCGYPSPLDQNCLDRVRKALGDAGGLTQFGVNLLTLMPGVWSSQRHWHDVEDEFVFVLSGEVTLVSDKGEEILKAGECAAFPKGVPDGHHLINKSSAPVVVLEIGTRTPGDTDMCYYPDQDLVWDGPKGVYTHRDGTPYPPKK; translated from the coding sequence ATGCCCAAGATCGACATTGCATCTGTGCCCGAGATCAAGCGTTGCGGCTATCCTTCACCGCTCGATCAAAACTGTCTCGATCGTGTGCGCAAAGCCTTGGGCGATGCAGGTGGGCTCACGCAGTTCGGCGTCAATCTTCTCACCTTGATGCCCGGCGTGTGGTCCTCGCAGCGCCATTGGCATGATGTGGAAGACGAATTTGTCTTTGTGCTTTCAGGCGAGGTGACGCTTGTTAGCGATAAGGGCGAAGAGATTTTGAAAGCTGGCGAATGTGCTGCTTTCCCGAAGGGCGTCCCCGATGGGCATCATCTGATCAACAAATCTTCGGCGCCCGTGGTGGTGCTGGAAATCGGCACGCGCACGCCGGGTGATACCGACATGTGCTATTACCCCGATCAGGATCTGGTATGGGATGGCCCCAAAGGCGTCTACACCCACCGCGATGGCACGCCTTACCCGCCCAAAAAATGA
- a CDS encoding cob(I)yrinic acid a,c-diamide adenosyltransferase, whose translation MVKLNRIYTKTGDQGQTGLGDGSRVDKDALRVEAYGTVDEANAALGIARLCATGPENAPWDGMLFRIQNDLFDLGADLCVPEKEGEEGPHLRIQESQVERLEHEIDAMNEALAPLNSFVLPGGTALAAELHLARTIVRRAERLMVSLAKHELVGAPALRYINRLSDHLFVMSRAANKGDDVLWVPGKNRD comes from the coding sequence ATGGTCAAACTCAACCGCATCTACACCAAAACCGGCGACCAAGGTCAAACCGGATTAGGTGACGGCTCCCGCGTGGATAAGGATGCCCTTCGGGTGGAAGCCTATGGCACGGTGGATGAGGCCAATGCGGCGCTGGGGATTGCCCGGCTTTGCGCGACCGGACCTGAAAATGCCCCTTGGGATGGCATGCTCTTTCGCATCCAGAACGATCTTTTCGATCTTGGCGCCGATCTCTGCGTGCCGGAAAAAGAGGGCGAGGAAGGCCCGCATCTGCGTATCCAGGAATCGCAGGTCGAGCGGCTGGAACACGAGATCGATGCGATGAACGAAGCCCTCGCCCCGCTCAACTCTTTCGTGCTGCCGGGCGGAACAGCGCTGGCGGCGGAGCTGCACCTCGCCCGCACCATTGTGCGCCGCGCCGAAAGGCTGATGGTCTCTCTCGCCAAACACGAATTGGTCGGCGCGCCGGCGCTGCGCTACATCAACCGGCTTTCTGACCATCTCTTCGTAATGAGCCGCGCCGCTAACAAAGGCGATGACGTGCTTTGGGTGCCAGGCAAGAACCGCGATTAG
- a CDS encoding zinc-finger domain-containing protein — MAVEAPEIIEVDTTRVVCDGSGGALGHPRVYLEMGDEGFVECPYCDRRYVLKAGAEGQGH; from the coding sequence ATGGCCGTTGAAGCGCCCGAAATCATCGAAGTGGACACCACCCGCGTCGTCTGTGACGGGTCTGGAGGCGCGCTCGGCCATCCTCGCGTCTATCTGGAGATGGGCGATGAGGGTTTTGTCGAATGCCCCTATTGCGACCGCCGCTATGTCTTGAAGGCCGGGGCTGAAGGCCAAGGGCATTGA
- the polA gene encoding DNA polymerase I, translating into MSTLKAGDHLYLIDGSGYLFRAYHALPPLTRKSDGLPTGAVSGYCNMLWKLLEDMKDGDKPTHLAVIFDAAKQTFRNDIYPAYKANRPPAPEDLIPQFPLVRDATRAFGVACVELPGFEADDLIATYARLAREAGARCTIVSSDKDLMQLVEDGKVQLFDTMKNKRIGSAEVMEKFGVPPSKVIDVQALAGDSVDNVPGVPGIGIKTAAELINTYGDLETLLTRAGEIKQPKRRETLQVNAENARVSYRLVRLEDHATITEQPDSFAVREPVASELVAFLTAMEFASLTKRAIAHYGISDADAVVAEVGLAAESNKQVAAAEAVKCEVGVVAHRDAILAPVDHSKYETVTNPERLDWWISRARAQGYVAVDTETTSLDAMQAGLCGVSLAIAPNEACYIPCGHVPPGGLDLMGGGETTLTQMREAVLLDQLKLLLEDDSVLKIGQNFKYDFTIFQQRGIRVTPIDDTMLMSYVLDAGLHGHGMDELSELHFQHKPISFSEVAGKGKDKITFDCVPIPEATRYSAEDSDVTLRLWMLLKPRLLAEKKRTVYETLERPLLPVLADMEREGITIDPDLLRRLSNDFAQSMAGFEKEIAELAGETFNVGSPKQLGDILFGKMKLPGGQKTKTGAWSTDASVLEDLAAQGHELPQKVLEWRTLSKLRGTYTDALPTYINPKTGRVHTSFAMAAAATGRLASTDPNIQNIPIRTAEGRKIRQAFIAPKGKKLISADYSQIELRLFAHIANIPELRKAFADGLDIHAMTASEIFGVPVEGMPGEVRRRAKAINFGIIYGISSFGLANQLGIGRGEADEYIKKYFQRFPGIRDYMETTKAYAREHGYVETLFGRRVHIREINSKQPGFRGGAERAAINAPIQGTAADIIRRAMIRMPGALAEAGLSSRMLLQVHDELVFEACDAEVEKTQAVAVKVMEQAPLPVMQLSVKLTVEARAADNWDAAH; encoded by the coding sequence TTGAGCACCCTGAAAGCGGGGGATCACCTCTATCTCATCGACGGCTCGGGCTATCTCTTCCGGGCCTATCACGCCTTGCCGCCGCTGACGCGCAAATCCGACGGGCTGCCCACCGGGGCAGTTTCCGGTTATTGCAACATGCTGTGGAAGCTGCTCGAGGACATGAAGGACGGCGATAAGCCGACTCACCTCGCGGTGATCTTCGATGCGGCCAAACAGACCTTCCGCAACGACATTTACCCCGCCTACAAGGCGAACCGTCCGCCGGCGCCGGAAGATTTGATTCCCCAATTTCCCCTGGTGCGCGATGCGACGCGCGCCTTTGGCGTGGCTTGTGTGGAGCTGCCGGGCTTCGAAGCGGACGATCTTATCGCCACCTATGCGCGGCTGGCGCGCGAGGCGGGCGCCCGCTGCACCATCGTCTCTTCCGATAAAGACCTGATGCAGCTTGTCGAAGATGGCAAGGTCCAGCTCTTCGACACCATGAAGAACAAGCGCATCGGCTCGGCCGAGGTGATGGAAAAATTTGGCGTGCCGCCTTCGAAAGTGATCGATGTGCAGGCCCTCGCCGGCGATAGCGTCGATAATGTGCCGGGCGTGCCGGGCATCGGCATCAAGACTGCCGCCGAGCTGATCAACACCTATGGCGATCTCGAAACCCTGCTGACGCGGGCGGGCGAAATCAAGCAGCCCAAGCGGCGCGAGACCTTGCAGGTCAATGCGGAGAACGCCCGCGTCTCCTATCGGCTGGTGCGGCTCGAAGATCACGCCACCATCACCGAACAACCGGACAGTTTCGCAGTGCGCGAGCCGGTCGCGTCTGAGCTGGTGGCATTTCTCACTGCTATGGAATTTGCTTCGCTGACCAAGCGCGCCATCGCCCATTACGGCATCAGCGATGCCGATGCGGTGGTGGCCGAAGTTGGGCTCGCCGCGGAAAGCAACAAGCAGGTCGCGGCAGCGGAAGCGGTGAAATGCGAAGTCGGCGTGGTCGCCCATCGCGACGCCATCTTAGCTCCCGTCGATCACTCTAAATACGAAACCGTCACGAACCCTGAACGGCTCGATTGGTGGATTAGCCGCGCCCGTGCCCAAGGCTATGTTGCTGTCGATACCGAGACGACCTCGCTCGATGCCATGCAGGCCGGGCTTTGCGGCGTGTCGCTGGCGATTGCCCCGAACGAGGCGTGCTATATCCCTTGCGGCCATGTCCCGCCGGGCGGGCTTGATCTCATGGGCGGCGGCGAAACCACGCTCACCCAGATGCGCGAGGCGGTGCTGCTGGACCAGTTGAAACTGCTCTTGGAAGACGATTCCGTTCTCAAGATCGGGCAGAACTTCAAATACGACTTCACCATCTTCCAGCAGCGCGGTATTCGCGTCACGCCTATCGATGACACCATGCTGATGAGTTATGTCCTCGATGCGGGGCTGCATGGCCATGGCATGGATGAGCTCTCCGAGCTGCATTTCCAGCACAAGCCGATCTCGTTTTCCGAAGTTGCGGGCAAGGGCAAAGACAAGATCACCTTTGACTGCGTGCCGATTCCGGAAGCAACCCGCTATTCGGCGGAAGATTCCGATGTCACTTTGCGGCTTTGGATGCTCTTGAAGCCGCGCCTCCTCGCCGAGAAAAAACGCACCGTCTATGAAACCCTCGAGCGGCCGCTTCTGCCGGTGCTGGCGGATATGGAGCGCGAAGGCATCACTATCGATCCTGACCTGTTGCGCCGCCTCTCCAATGATTTCGCACAAAGCATGGCGGGTTTCGAAAAAGAAATCGCAGAGCTCGCGGGCGAGACATTCAATGTCGGCTCGCCCAAACAGCTTGGCGATATTCTCTTCGGCAAGATGAAATTGCCCGGCGGGCAGAAGACCAAGACCGGTGCCTGGTCCACCGATGCCAGCGTGCTCGAGGATCTCGCCGCGCAAGGTCACGAACTGCCGCAAAAGGTTTTGGAATGGCGCACGCTTTCAAAGCTGCGCGGCACCTATACCGATGCGCTGCCAACCTACATCAACCCCAAAACGGGCAGGGTGCATACGAGTTTCGCCATGGCCGCGGCGGCGACCGGGCGTCTGGCCTCCACCGATCCCAATATCCAGAACATCCCGATCCGCACGGCGGAAGGGCGCAAAATTCGTCAGGCCTTCATCGCGCCCAAGGGCAAGAAGCTCATCAGCGCCGACTATAGCCAGATCGAGCTGCGCCTCTTCGCCCATATCGCCAATATCCCGGAACTCAGGAAAGCCTTTGCCGACGGGCTCGATATTCATGCCATGACGGCGTCGGAAATCTTCGGTGTGCCAGTGGAAGGCATGCCGGGCGAAGTGCGCCGTAGAGCCAAGGCGATCAATTTCGGCATCATCTATGGCATCTCATCTTTTGGCCTTGCCAATCAGCTTGGTATCGGGCGCGGCGAGGCGGACGAGTACATCAAGAAGTACTTCCAGCGGTTCCCCGGCATCCGCGACTACATGGAAACGACCAAGGCCTATGCGCGCGAGCATGGCTATGTCGAAACCCTGTTCGGGCGCCGCGTGCATATCCGCGAGATCAATTCCAAGCAGCCGGGCTTTCGCGGCGGGGCTGAACGCGCCGCCATCAATGCGCCGATTCAAGGTACTGCGGCAGATATCATCCGCCGCGCCATGATCCGCATGCCTGGAGCACTGGCGGAGGCGGGGCTATCGTCCCGCATGCTTCTGCAGGTGCATGACGAATTGGTATTCGAGGCCTGCGATGCGGAGGTCGAGAAAACCCAGGCCGTCGCGGTGAAGGTGATGGAGCAAGCACCGCTGCCGGTGATGCAGCTCTCGGTCAAACTCACTGTGGAAGCGCGCGCCGCCGATAATTGGGACGCCGCGCACTAA
- a CDS encoding HesA/MoeB/ThiF family protein encodes MSFSETELERYARHIVLREVGGTGQAKIKAAKVLVVGAGGLGSPMILYLAAAGVGTIGIVDFDAVSLSNLQRQIAHRTADIGRLKIDSAKDNANAINPNVKIETFRTKLTAENAKEIIGGFDIVADGSDNFTTRFLIADTCFALKKTLVSAAVTEFSGQLATFHEGGKPCYRCFIPEEPPRGAVRPCTEAGVLGAAAGVMGSLQALEILKEITGAGESMAGKLLIYEALDTRFRTLTLKPDPNCPLCGKPRA; translated from the coding sequence ATGAGTTTTTCCGAAACCGAACTTGAGCGTTATGCCCGCCACATCGTGTTGCGCGAGGTGGGCGGAACCGGACAGGCGAAAATCAAAGCGGCCAAGGTGCTGGTGGTGGGCGCGGGAGGGCTCGGCAGCCCGATGATCCTGTATCTCGCCGCAGCCGGTGTCGGCACCATCGGCATCGTCGATTTCGATGCGGTGAGCCTTTCCAACCTGCAGCGCCAGATTGCCCATCGCACCGCCGATATCGGACGGCTGAAAATCGACTCGGCCAAGGACAATGCCAACGCCATCAACCCCAACGTGAAGATAGAGACCTTTCGCACCAAGCTGACAGCGGAAAACGCGAAAGAGATCATCGGCGGCTTTGATATCGTGGCCGATGGATCAGATAATTTCACCACCCGCTTTCTCATCGCCGACACCTGCTTTGCGCTCAAAAAAACACTTGTAAGCGCTGCGGTGACGGAGTTTTCCGGCCAGCTCGCGACATTTCATGAGGGCGGCAAACCTTGTTACCGCTGCTTTATTCCGGAAGAGCCGCCGCGCGGCGCAGTACGCCCATGTACAGAAGCAGGTGTGCTGGGCGCTGCGGCGGGCGTTATGGGATCACTGCAAGCTCTGGAAATCTTGAAAGAAATAACCGGCGCGGGTGAAAGTATGGCTGGCAAACTTTTGATCTATGAAGCACTGGATACGCGCTTTCGGACACTCACCTTAAAACCTGATCCGAATTGCCCGCTTTGTGGAAAGCCCAGAGCATAG
- a CDS encoding phosphoenolpyruvate carboxykinase yields the protein MAEIANSTNFRDLEKANAVRQNLSEPRLVELSLLRGEARLSCDGALVALTGQHTGRSASDKYVVKDAATEEKVWWEANKALSPEAFARLRDDMLAYAANKELFIQDLWGGADPAHRLPVRVFTEYAWHSLFIRHLLIRPDAVGLKDFAPEFTILGLPGFKAEPARHGCTSSTIIAIDISRRLVLIAGTSYAGEMKKSVFTLLNYLLPEKGVMPMHCSANAGQKGDVAIFFGLSGTGKTTLSADSSRELVGDDEHGWGENGIFNFEGGCYAKVIKLSREAEPEIYATTERFGTVLENVVCHPETGALDLDDDRYTENTRAAYPIHFIPHASETGRVGHPANVIMLTADAFGVLPPIAKLSPSQAMYHFLSGFTARLAGTEKGMGREPEPTFSTCFGAPFMPLHPSVYGNLLRDLIDKHDCDCWLVNTGWNGGPASAGGKRMPIKLTRTLLHAALDGSLAESEWVHDPVFGFRIPKAVTGVETNVLFPRESWPDKAAYDAQAKRLADLFRDNFRKFLPYVDERVLRAAEHIAGAAG from the coding sequence ATGGCCGAGATCGCAAACAGCACGAATTTCAGGGATTTGGAAAAAGCGAACGCTGTTCGCCAGAACCTATCAGAGCCGCGTCTGGTGGAGCTTTCCCTTTTGCGAGGAGAGGCGCGGTTATCGTGCGACGGCGCGCTGGTGGCGCTCACCGGCCAGCATACGGGCCGCTCAGCTTCCGACAAATACGTCGTGAAGGACGCCGCCACCGAGGAAAAAGTCTGGTGGGAGGCAAATAAGGCGCTCTCGCCGGAAGCTTTCGCCCGGCTCAGAGACGACATGCTCGCCTATGCGGCGAACAAAGAACTGTTCATCCAGGATTTGTGGGGCGGGGCTGATCCCGCCCATCGTTTACCGGTCAGGGTGTTTACCGAATATGCCTGGCACTCGCTCTTCATCCGCCATCTGCTTATCCGCCCGGACGCGGTGGGGCTGAAGGATTTTGCGCCCGAGTTCACCATTCTTGGTCTTCCCGGCTTCAAGGCCGAACCGGCGCGCCACGGCTGCACCAGCTCCACCATCATCGCCATCGATATTTCCCGGCGCCTCGTTCTGATCGCGGGCACGTCCTATGCGGGCGAGATGAAGAAATCCGTCTTCACGCTCCTCAATTACCTATTGCCGGAAAAAGGCGTGATGCCGATGCATTGCTCGGCCAATGCTGGGCAGAAGGGTGATGTTGCGATCTTCTTCGGCCTTTCCGGCACCGGCAAGACGACGCTTTCCGCAGACTCCTCACGCGAGCTCGTCGGTGATGACGAACATGGCTGGGGCGAGAACGGCATCTTCAATTTCGAAGGCGGTTGTTACGCCAAGGTGATCAAGCTCTCACGCGAAGCCGAGCCCGAGATTTACGCCACCACCGAACGTTTCGGCACGGTCTTGGAGAATGTCGTCTGCCATCCTGAGACCGGCGCGCTTGATCTTGATGATGACCGCTATACCGAAAACACCCGCGCGGCCTATCCCATTCATTTCATCCCGCATGCGAGCGAGACCGGGCGCGTCGGCCATCCCGCCAATGTGATCATGCTGACGGCGGATGCCTTTGGTGTCTTGCCGCCGATCGCAAAACTCTCGCCCAGCCAGGCGATGTATCACTTCCTCTCGGGCTTCACCGCGCGTCTGGCAGGCACGGAAAAAGGCATGGGCCGCGAGCCCGAGCCGACTTTCTCCACCTGTTTCGGCGCGCCCTTTATGCCGTTGCACCCGAGCGTCTATGGAAATCTCTTGCGCGATCTGATCGACAAACATGATTGCGATTGCTGGCTGGTCAATACCGGCTGGAATGGCGGCCCGGCTTCGGCGGGCGGCAAACGTATGCCAATCAAACTAACCCGCACGCTGCTGCATGCCGCCCTCGATGGCTCTTTGGCGGAAAGCGAATGGGTGCATGATCCGGTATTCGGTTTCCGCATTCCCAAAGCGGTGACGGGCGTCGAAACGAATGTGCTGTTCCCGCGTGAATCCTGGCCGGATAAAGCCGCGTATGACGCGCAAGCCAAACGCCTCGCCGATCTCTTCCGCGATAATTTCAGGAAGTTCCTGCCTTATGTCGACGAACGCGTCCTGCGCGCCGCCGAACACATCGCAGGTGCGGCGGGGTAG
- a CDS encoding class I SAM-dependent methyltransferase — MASAPFFARFLAHPKRVGAIAPSGAFLARAVVAEADLSGDVLELGPGSGAFTAALLEAGLPPSRLTAIEYDASFAAALRRRFPGVGILQGDAFSFAALTPGLRFSSVISGLPLLNYGRDEDRALIASALMAMPKGAPFVQFSYGWNAPVEPPEGATVHKATRIWKNLPPAAVWVYRRG; from the coding sequence ATGGCAAGCGCGCCCTTCTTTGCGCGCTTCCTGGCTCACCCCAAGCGTGTTGGTGCGATCGCCCCTTCGGGCGCTTTTCTGGCGCGCGCCGTGGTGGCGGAAGCCGATCTCTCTGGCGATGTCCTGGAGCTTGGCCCGGGCAGCGGCGCCTTCACGGCGGCGCTGTTAGAAGCGGGTCTTCCTCCCTCACGCCTCACCGCCATCGAATATGATGCAAGCTTCGCGGCGGCTTTGCGCAGACGTTTTCCGGGCGTTGGCATCCTGCAAGGCGATGCGTTTTCATTCGCGGCGCTGACACCGGGCTTGCGCTTTTCCAGCGTTATCTCCGGCTTGCCACTGCTCAATTACGGACGCGATGAAGACCGTGCGCTGATCGCATCCGCGCTGATGGCGATGCCAAAGGGCGCGCCTTTCGTGCAGTTCTCTTATGGTTGGAACGCTCCAGTTGAGCCGCCCGAAGGCGCGACAGTGCATAAAGCGACGCGCATCTGGAAAAACCTGCCGCCCGCGGCGGTGTGGGTGTACCGGCGGGGATGA
- the dnaJ gene encoding molecular chaperone DnaJ: MSKRCYYDVLGCKKGAPISEIKSAYRKLAMELHPDRNPGDTTCEAKFKEINEAYDILKDEQKRAAYDRFGHAAFDGGMGNGHGQGGNPFDFAGSFADVFEDIFGEMMGGQRGAKRQNRGGDLRYNLSISLEEAFNGSKAEIKVPTAVACEPCRGTGAEAGTSAETCPTCQGHGKVRASQGFFTIERTCPHCQGKGRVVKKPCKTCGGVGHVQKERTLMVDIPPGVEEGTRIRLSGEGQAGFNGGPNGDLYVFLSVEQHPIFQRDGHDLYCRVPVSFVTAALGGSVDVPTLDGGKVPVKIAEGTQTGRQYRVRSKGMPVLRGNGLCGDLFVEIFVETPCKLSKAQKELLRQFEETTQGCQPECEGFFTKVKAFWDGTATKH, translated from the coding sequence ATGAGCAAGCGTTGCTACTACGACGTCCTGGGTTGCAAAAAAGGCGCGCCGATCTCCGAGATCAAAAGCGCCTATCGCAAGCTCGCCATGGAGCTGCATCCCGACCGTAATCCCGGTGACACAACCTGCGAAGCCAAGTTCAAGGAAATCAACGAGGCTTACGACATCCTGAAGGATGAGCAGAAGCGTGCCGCCTATGACCGCTTCGGCCACGCCGCCTTCGATGGCGGTATGGGTAATGGCCATGGACAAGGCGGCAATCCGTTCGATTTTGCTGGCTCCTTCGCCGACGTCTTTGAGGACATTTTCGGCGAGATGATGGGCGGCCAGCGCGGCGCCAAGCGGCAGAACCGCGGCGGCGACCTGCGCTACAATTTATCGATTTCTCTCGAAGAAGCGTTCAACGGCTCCAAGGCCGAGATCAAAGTGCCGACCGCGGTCGCCTGCGAACCCTGCCGGGGCACCGGCGCCGAAGCGGGCACCAGCGCCGAGACCTGCCCGACCTGCCAAGGTCATGGCAAGGTGCGCGCCTCCCAAGGCTTCTTCACCATCGAACGCACCTGCCCGCATTGCCAGGGCAAGGGCCGCGTCGTCAAAAAACCCTGCAAGACCTGCGGTGGCGTCGGCCATGTGCAGAAGGAACGCACGCTGATGGTGGATATTCCGCCGGGCGTGGAAGAAGGCACCCGCATCCGCCTTTCGGGCGAAGGCCAGGCAGGCTTCAATGGCGGGCCAAATGGCGATTTGTATGTTTTCCTCTCTGTCGAACAGCATCCCATCTTCCAGCGCGACGGGCATGATCTTTACTGCCGCGTGCCGGTGAGCTTTGTCACCGCTGCGCTTGGCGGCAGCGTGGATGTGCCCACCCTCGACGGCGGCAAAGTGCCGGTGAAGATCGCGGAAGGCACCCAGACGGGCCGCCAATATCGCGTCCGCAGCAAAGGCATGCCGGTCTTGCGCGGCAATGGTCTCTGCGGCGATCTCTTTGTCGAAATTTTCGTCGAGACGCCCTGCAAGCTCTCCAAGGCGCAGAAGGAATTGCTGCGCCAGTTCGAGGAAACCACCCAAGGCTGCCAGCCCGAATGCGAGGGCTTTTTCACCAAGGTGAAAGCCTTCTGGGACGGCACCGCGACGAAGCATTAA